Proteins encoded within one genomic window of Dyadobacter chenhuakuii:
- a CDS encoding T9SS type A sorting domain-containing protein, with amino-acid sequence MRTKFTSFFLFLFYIITLTNAFSQKSWFKIDTLTSVTSKGVKLTNPWAGGLNASQFLKMHLNNDADEDLVVYDRTNSKITTFLTAADPLNQGKKTFIHAPYYESLFPKADNWMILADYDGDGHKDLFTSTSLGISVYRQAKTAQSWTFRQMQEVLYTKGFSGNINLQVSGTDIPGIVDVDDDGDLDLLLFDFSGNYIELHQNLSMEKFGKPDSLGNVQNPVFQRNGDCWGNFHKGTNEGFDFGLDCGVTIKSGNREMHAGNSILLRDLNGDGKKDLLVGHVSNTHVSFLTNAASGLIGNFTAYTNTFPAVNPVQLHIFPAAYMEDVDFDGKKDLLIAPNVASNDGNLTDFKSSGWLYHNAGTDSKPDFKLSKKNFLQDQMLDVGENAAPSFFDIDGDGDLDLLVGTGGVPGQSGYKGSFWLLKNTGNNTTPAYEVESENYLNLASAFAVYNIKPQWADFNGDGVTDLGFAATSTSTLKPEYRYIPNKAPAGAPAQLNVADAVTIALPTESQTGDSPHFYDVDGDGDLDLLVGKTQGNLYYYANTGTSKQFTFKLESDAFAGVSISFEGRSPQLAVADFDLDGRADLITADHTGNIRLFHGAEWGKWTARETLLVEQNGKVAAPSFGTYLSVAIGDYNGDKKPDIAIGSNAGGLRLLTNVVPVTITGNEPGAGPLVNVFPNPAANYLKIKSSKPATFDIVSVSGRKVVQDQKLNANVEQEIVTQHWSAGLYLIEIKSGNSRVVRKVMVAN; translated from the coding sequence ATGCGAACGAAATTTACCTCCTTTTTTCTCTTCCTTTTTTACATTATAACGCTTACGAATGCTTTTTCACAAAAGTCATGGTTTAAAATTGACACCCTGACCAGCGTAACATCCAAAGGCGTGAAACTGACCAATCCCTGGGCCGGTGGTCTTAATGCCTCGCAGTTTTTGAAAATGCATTTGAACAATGATGCTGATGAAGATCTGGTCGTTTATGATCGTACAAACAGCAAGATCACCACATTCCTGACCGCTGCCGACCCGCTGAACCAGGGCAAAAAGACATTCATTCACGCACCTTATTACGAATCGCTTTTTCCAAAAGCAGATAACTGGATGATTCTGGCCGATTATGACGGCGATGGTCATAAAGATCTGTTTACCAGCACTTCGCTGGGAATCAGCGTGTACCGACAGGCAAAAACCGCGCAATCCTGGACATTCAGGCAAATGCAGGAAGTGCTTTATACCAAAGGTTTTTCAGGAAATATCAATTTACAGGTTTCCGGAACGGACATTCCGGGCATTGTGGATGTGGACGACGACGGTGATCTTGACTTGTTGCTCTTTGATTTTTCGGGAAATTACATTGAGCTGCACCAGAATCTGAGCATGGAAAAATTTGGCAAGCCGGACAGTCTGGGTAACGTTCAAAATCCGGTGTTCCAGCGTAATGGGGATTGCTGGGGCAATTTCCATAAAGGCACTAATGAGGGTTTTGATTTTGGATTAGATTGTGGCGTCACTATCAAATCGGGTAACCGCGAAATGCATGCGGGGAATTCTATTCTGCTGCGGGATTTAAATGGGGATGGCAAAAAGGACCTTTTGGTAGGGCACGTCAGCAACACGCACGTCTCTTTCCTTACCAATGCAGCAAGCGGATTGATTGGAAATTTCACTGCTTATACCAACACATTTCCGGCGGTCAATCCTGTGCAATTGCACATTTTTCCGGCTGCGTATATGGAGGATGTAGATTTTGATGGAAAAAAAGACTTGCTTATTGCGCCCAATGTGGCTTCCAATGATGGTAATCTTACTGATTTCAAATCTTCCGGCTGGCTTTATCACAATGCCGGAACGGATAGCAAGCCGGATTTCAAGCTTTCGAAAAAGAATTTCCTGCAAGATCAAATGTTGGATGTCGGTGAAAATGCAGCGCCCTCGTTTTTTGATATTGATGGGGACGGCGATCTGGATTTGCTGGTCGGCACCGGCGGAGTACCGGGTCAAAGCGGTTATAAGGGCAGTTTCTGGCTTTTGAAAAACACCGGGAATAACACAACGCCTGCTTACGAAGTCGAATCGGAAAATTATCTGAATCTGGCTTCCGCATTCGCAGTTTACAACATCAAGCCGCAATGGGCTGATTTCAATGGAGATGGGGTGACAGACCTCGGTTTTGCAGCCACTTCAACCTCAACATTAAAACCCGAATATCGCTACATTCCTAATAAAGCGCCAGCTGGCGCGCCAGCGCAATTGAACGTAGCCGATGCCGTAACCATTGCCTTGCCGACCGAATCGCAAACGGGCGATTCGCCACATTTTTACGATGTGGACGGCGACGGCGACCTGGATTTGCTGGTAGGCAAGACGCAGGGGAATTTATATTATTATGCCAACACGGGAACCAGCAAGCAGTTCACTTTCAAGCTGGAAAGTGATGCTTTTGCGGGTGTTAGCATCAGTTTCGAAGGCCGCTCACCGCAACTGGCCGTAGCCGATTTCGACCTCGATGGCCGAGCAGACCTGATTACTGCGGATCATACCGGCAACATTCGCCTTTTTCACGGCGCTGAATGGGGTAAATGGACAGCGCGCGAAACATTGCTCGTTGAGCAAAACGGAAAAGTTGCCGCACCATCATTCGGCACTTATCTTTCAGTGGCCATTGGGGATTATAATGGTGATAAAAAGCCCGATATCGCTATTGGCAGCAACGCAGGCGGGCTGAGGCTGTTGACCAACGTTGTTCCTGTGACCATTACGGGCAACGAACCGGGCGCAGGGCCATTGGTGAACGTTTTTCCAAATCCGGCAGCCAACTATTTGAAGATTAAATCCTCAAAGCCCGCCACGTTTGACATTGTCAGTGTAAGCGGCAGGAAAGTCGTCCAGGATCAAAAGCTGAATGCAAATGTCGAACAGGAAATCGTCACGCAACACTGGTCTGCGGGGTTGTATTTGATTGAAATAAAATCGGGAAACAGCCGTGTAGTGAGGAAGGTGATGGTGGCAAATTAG